The following proteins are co-located in the Eubalaena glacialis isolate mEubGla1 chromosome 14, mEubGla1.1.hap2.+ XY, whole genome shotgun sequence genome:
- the PCARE gene encoding photoreceptor cilium actin regulator: protein MGCTPSHSDIVNSVAKSGIQFFKKPKAILPGCQGASERCSIPFLVQNSTCYDSGGGSSQGQRPAEEQQSPRWIQSVAESLCQLTRDSTSGKRKDMEGLIPETKTSPSQLNKSQSYVATDIPFKRQSSHGSQGTAFSGEESEESNTQETSKWEKRPKCHRSSKQGHYCQTILPAHESEDKVDFPEPLVKAHRRAYTYLHTCLSKYEAVLSITHCATQTQELLQPMVGFLLLCFDEVNQLLGEISKDGEELLQEVKEDLAWPLKKREPQEQPDLLRQLLQYTVSKLQALSGTVASLSDSILEGSSCYFHGAAGHLGNKLSKKRGVDERLLRVLGHLESLASGHSDPEVQGLPLCSEDSGIGADSESVQLADKMGKQASWDFVLEPAEWRPAISPTAESRLSGHTWQHSPFWMGSARPQDCPLSRPLTAKVQPAVQGGPGSPWPSSTGPENTAARPWGLGQRAPCDSPGIRISREAHFPKDSRLMDTPPLSEGKDSSPEEEEDKESCLSPRAWQGHTSHARPRSSPAGAESPFQPHPRRLRSPQDQEMILKMKEAISERIKFVSVPSEHQEWTEEEERTMVPPRPNTASDSRKAPSRQRRSQSEGCLKSHVEDPTLQELQRVQRDLSQRLEALCTRGTQQQGYSQKQVLQPRATALRPDNCCKVTPSSTISKLKASLTKNFSILPSQSTLQKCCPHPEGEQPWQGKAEGLPNVIPSGERASEAPRARDWNIRSCPTRTSVKKLIETFSPNEGLRTLGDSKDSGPSPCPRKWGVPTMPPRFPIYRGLAPLYPKPRISPTAGGESLRMGPGWRPFAPTFLPLLTAEASKSEDLNCETEDNPEHLPPPPLEILMDKSFTSLEPPENSNLAESSLEGTDVPGLGGAGPARRTWASPKLRAAMSPSDLLPSKSTATLARARSAEPRSSKRGCNPGKLALDLSHPPAASGNPEVQGSRAQSQARADRATGLSKHPRKVIHWHHSSHTSGQNRTLEPSLARPMRGPHSPEAPRQNQDRSPALLRKASPTRAHWTPRVGKRHSSLPSTHRPAQPSVPCVHRSPSPPLSPPVSPRVLSPPTVKKRASPPPQHKLSTPPSASPPAQHKVSGPPAQCTEASSPASGPSPSPPASPSQGPKETRDSEDSRAATAKASGNTCSIFCPATSSLFEAKSPFSTVPQLTPPLLPPEAGGPCGTPTGCWRSSSGPRPRADSQRGTALCALNPQPFIRRTASDCRPGIRLHLPAPGTTSDACESQLGQSSSSEEGPKDTEPWNSPCAPEPKGGSRGASPPELCVLGHGLQREASASHAQDKPQQKEVA from the exons ATGGGATGTACACCTTCCCACAGTGATATTGTTAACAGCGTTGCTAAGAGTGgcatccagttttttaaaaagcccaaagCAATTCTGCCAGGATGTCAGGGGGCCAGTGAAAGATGCTCCATCCCTTTCCTGGTTCAAAACTCCACCTGCTATGACTCTGGAGGGGGCTCGTCCCAGGGACAGAGGCCAGCAGAAGAGCAGCAAAGTCCCAGGTGGATCCAATCTGTGGCTGAAAGTCTTTGTCAGCTCACCAGAGATTCCACTTCAGGCAAAAGGAAAGATATGGAAGGACTGATCCCAGAAACCAAAACCTCCCCATCCCAGCTGAACAAATCACAAAGCTACGTGGCTACAGACATTCCATTCAAGAGACAGAGTTCCCATGGATCACAAGGGACGGCCTTTTCTGGGGAAGAGAGTGAAGAAAGTAATACCCAGGAGacttccaaatgggaaaagaggccAAAATGTCACAGGTCGAGCAAACAGGGCCATTACTGCCAAACCATCCTTCCTGCCCACGAGTCTGAAGACAAAGTAGACTTCCCTGAGCCCCTGGTGAAGGCCCACCGGCGTGCTTACACCTATCTGCACACCTGCCTCTCCAAATACGAAGCAGTTCTGAGCATCACCCATTGCGCCACACAGACTCAGGAGCTGCTGCAGCCCATGGTCGGCTTCCTGTTGCTGTGTTTTGATGAGGTCAACCAGCTCTTGGGGGAAATCTCCAAGGATGGAGAAGAGCTCCTCCAGGAAGTTAAGGAGGATCTGGCTTGGCCGTTGAAGAAAAGAGAGCCCCAGGAGCAGCCAGATCTCTTGCGGCAGCTTCTGCAGTACACAGTTAGCAAGCTGCAGGCGCTCAGCGGCACGGTGGCCTCGCTCTCTGACAGCATCCTGGAGGGCTCCAGCTGCTACTTCCACGGCGCCGCAGGCCACCTGGGAAACAAGCTGAGCAAGAAGAGGGGTGTGGATGAACGCCTCCTAAGGGTTCTGGGGCACCTGGAGAGCTTAGCGAGTGGCCACAGTGACCCTGAAGTGCAGGGTCTACCCTTGTGCTCTGAGGACAGTGGCATTGGTGCTGACAGTGAGTCTGTGCAGCTGGCAGACAAGATGGGCAAGCAAGCCAGCTGGGACTTCGTGCTGGAGCCTGCAGAATGGAGGCCAGCGATTTCACCCACAGCGGAGTCCAGGCTGTCAGGACATACCTGGCAGCACAGTCCATTCTGGATGGGTTCAGCCAGACCCCAGGACTGCCCGCTCTCAAGGCCTCTTACAGCAAAGGTTCAGCCAGCAGTGCAGGGTGGACCAGGGAGCCCCTGGCCCTCCAGCACAGGTCCAGAAAATACTGCCGCCAGGCCTTGGGGGCTGGGCCAACGCGCTCCGTGTGATTCCCCTGGGATCAGGATCTCCAGGGAAGCACACTTTCCTAAAGACTCCAGGTTGATGGACACTCCGCCCCTCAGTGAAGGTAAGGACAGCAgcccagaggaggaagaagacaaaGAGAGTTGCCTGAGTCCGCGTGCGTGGCAGGGACACACTTCCCATGCAAGGCCTCGGTCTTCACCCGCCGGTGCCGAAAGCCCATTTCAGCCACACCCCCGGAGGCTTAGGAGCCCCCAGGACCAGGAAATGATTCTGAAGATGAAGGAAGCAATCAGTGAAAGGATCAAGTTTGTCTCCGTGCCCTCTGAGCACCAGGAATGGactgaggaagaggaaagaaccaTGGTGCCCCCAAGACCAAACACGGCCAGCGACAGTAGGAAGGCCCCCTCAAGGCAGAGGAGGTCCCAATCTGAGGGGTGTCTGAAGAGCCACGTGGAGGATCCCACCCTCCAGGAGCTGCAGAGGGTCCAGAGAGACCTCAGCCAGAGGCTGGAGGCGCTTTGCACCCGGGGCACCCAACAGCAGGGGTACAGCCAGAAGCAGGTTCTGCAACCCAGGGCAACAGCGCTGAGGCCCGACAACTGCTGCAAGGTCACCCCAAGCAGCACCATCAGCAAGCTGAAGGCATCCCTCACCAAGAACTTCAGCATTTTGCCAAGTCAGAGCACCTTGCAGAAATGCTGTCCCCACCCTGAGGGAGAACAGCCCTGGCAGGGAAAAGCTGAGGGGCTTCCAAATGTCATCCCATCAGGTGAGAGGGCCAGTGAGGCTCCCAGGGCCCGGGACTGGAACATCAGGAGCTGTCCTACCAGAACATCAGTCAAGAAACTCATTGAAACTTTCAGTCCCAACGAGGGTCTAAGGACACTGGGGGATTCCAAGGACTCTGGGCCGAGCCCCTGCCCCAGGAAGTGGGGGGTCCCCACCATGCCTCCCAGATTCCCCATTTACAGGGGACTTGCCCCTTTGTATCCAAAGCCTCGAATTTCTCCAACAGCAGGTGGAGAATCTCTCAGGATGGGCCCAGGCTGGAGGCCCTTTGCTCCCACCTTTCTCCCTCTGCTCACAGCAGAAGCATCCAAGAGTGAGGACCTCAACTGTGAAACAGAGGACAACCCAGAGCATCTCCCTCCGCCGCCTCTGGAAATCCTGATGGACAAATCATTCACttccctggagcccccagaaaaCAGCAATCTAGCAGAGAGCTCCCTTGAAGGGACCGACgtgccagggctgggaggggctggCCCCGCCCGGAGAACGTGGGCTTCCCCAAAGCTAAGAGCTGCCATGAGCCCCTCTGACCTGCTTCCCAGCAAGAGCACGGCCACCCTCGCCAGGGCCCGCAGCGCAGAACCCAGGAgcagcaagagaggctgcaatcCCGGAAAGCTCGCCTTGGACCTCAGCCACCCACCAGCAGCCAGCGGAAACCCAGAGGTGCAGGGCAGCAGGGCTCAGAGTCAGGCACGAGCGGACAGGGCCACAGGCCTCTCCAAGCATCCCCGGAAGGTCATCCACTGGCACCACTCCAGCCACACGTCCGGGCAGAACAGGACCTTGGAACCCAGCCTGGCCAGGCCAATGCGAGGGCCACATTCTCCCGAGGCCCCAAGGCAGAACCAAGATAGAAGCCCCGCGCTGCTCAGGAAGGCCTCTCCCACAAGGGCGCACTGGACGCCCAGAGTGGGCAAGAGGCACTCAAGCCTGCCCTCCACTCACAGACCTGCCCAGCCAAGTGTGCCCTGTGTGCACAGGTCCCCCAGCCCACCGCTCAGCCCTCCAGTGAGCCCCAGGGTGCTAAGCCCCCCAACAGTGAAGAAAcgagcttcccctcccccccagcacAAACTGTCCACCCCTCCCTCGGCAAGCCCACCCGCTCAGCACAAGGTCTCCGGCCCCCCTGCCCAGTGCACAGAAGCCAGTTCCCCTGCCTCtggcccctccccatctccaccagcGTCTCCCAGTCAGGGGCCCAAGGAAACAAGAGATTCTGAAGACAGTCGGGCAGCCACGGCCAAAGCATCTGGGAACACATGTTCCATTTTCTGTCCAGCCACCTCCTCTCTGTTTGAAGCTAAGTCACCATTCTCAACAGTACCCCAACTCAccccaccactgctgccacctgaAGCTGGGGGTCCTTGTGGGACCCCGACAGGATGCTGGAGGAGCAGCTCAGGGCCACGACCGAGGGCGGACTCACAGCGAGGGACAGCTCTGTGTGCCCTCAACCCTCAGCCTTTCATCAGAAGGACAGCTTCTGACTGCCGGCCGGGCATCCGCCTTCACCTGCCTGCCCCGGGCACCACCAGCGACGCTTGTGAATCCCAGCTTGGCCAGAGCAG CAGCAGCGAGGAGGGCCCCAAGGACACAGAGCCATGGAACAGTCCCTGTGCCCCAGAACCGAAGGGCGGCAGCAGGGGTGCATCGCCCCCAGAGCTCTGCGTGCTGGGCCACGGGCTGCAGCGGGAGGCCAGCGCCAGCCATGCCCAAGACAAGCCCCAGCAGAAGGAAGTGGCCTGA